In one Candidatus Ozemobacteraceae bacterium genomic region, the following are encoded:
- the vapB gene encoding type II toxin-antitoxin system VapB family antitoxin: protein MKTAKLFQNGQSQAVRLPKEFRFNGKEVFIKRLGNAIILLPKDDWWAPMERNAGKFTEDFMSERDQGSLERREELFD, encoded by the coding sequence ATGAAAACCGCAAAACTTTTCCAGAATGGGCAGAGCCAGGCCGTCCGGCTTCCCAAGGAGTTCCGATTCAACGGGAAAGAAGTGTTCATCAAGCGTCTCGGAAACGCCATCATCCTCCTCCCCAAGGACGACTGGTGGGCCCCGATGGAACGCAACGCCGGGAAATTCACGGAAGACTTCATGTCCGAACGGGACCAGGGCAGTCTCGAACGACGTGAGGAGCTCTTCGACTGA
- the htpG gene encoding molecular chaperone HtpG produces the protein MSTAQTYEFKTEARQLLDLMIHSVYSHREIFLRELISNASDALDKLRFEALTKDALRGLTEDLHIRIEPDKEKNTLTIHDTGIGMNRDELVEYLGTIARSGTKEFLRLAQEAKDKALPPELIGQFGVGFYSSFMVADRVTVVSRKAGEEKAWRWESTGDGTYSIDEASRDHQGTSVTLHLKVENKDDKASEDDEHHEIQDFTTEWTIRDIVRKYSDFVAYPIKMRVERHKRVGEGKDAKDETTIEDATLNSMKAIWMRPEKEITEDEHKEFYKHLSRDWNDPLKWIMFKAEGTTNEFRSLLYIPTKAGHDIYMPDAERGVNLYIKRVFIMHDCKDLVPEYLRFVRGVVDAEDLPLNISREILQHDRRITGIRKTITRKVLDAFKTMRTDQRDKFLEFWKEFGRVVKEGLFKVPEDRDRLFDACLFQSTFSPSDWFTMEEYVGRMKPEQKSIYYLTGETRAMAESSPHLEAFRAKGYEVLLLSDPVDEVWVQFVHEYKGKTFQSAAKGVAELGSDEERKKEEEARKEKETAWKPLLEALQGKLSEHVKEVRLSSRLTTSPACIVGNEYDMTPQLEALLKATGKDVPPVKRILELNATHPLLEKLNGIYATDKNDSRIGDYAELLYGQALLAEGGKLPDPAGFSRRVAELMVKALS, from the coding sequence ATGTCTACTGCCCAGACCTACGAATTCAAGACCGAAGCCAGGCAACTGCTCGATCTGATGATCCACTCGGTGTATTCGCACCGCGAGATCTTCCTGCGCGAGCTCATCTCGAACGCGTCCGACGCGCTCGACAAGCTGCGTTTCGAGGCGCTCACGAAAGACGCGCTCCGCGGCCTGACCGAGGATCTGCACATCCGCATCGAGCCCGACAAGGAAAAGAACACGCTCACCATCCACGACACCGGCATCGGCATGAACCGCGACGAGCTGGTCGAGTATCTCGGCACGATCGCCCGTTCCGGCACGAAGGAGTTTCTCCGGCTGGCTCAGGAAGCCAAGGATAAGGCGCTTCCGCCCGAGCTGATCGGCCAGTTCGGCGTCGGCTTCTACTCGAGCTTCATGGTCGCCGACCGTGTCACCGTCGTCAGCCGCAAGGCGGGCGAAGAGAAGGCGTGGCGCTGGGAATCGACCGGCGACGGCACCTACAGCATCGACGAGGCTTCCCGGGACCACCAGGGCACCTCGGTCACCCTGCACCTGAAGGTCGAGAACAAGGATGACAAGGCCAGCGAGGACGACGAGCATCACGAGATCCAGGATTTCACCACCGAGTGGACGATCAGGGATATCGTGCGGAAATACTCCGACTTCGTCGCCTACCCCATCAAGATGCGCGTCGAGCGCCACAAGCGCGTCGGCGAGGGTAAGGACGCGAAGGATGAGACGACCATCGAGGACGCGACGCTCAACTCGATGAAAGCGATCTGGATGCGGCCCGAAAAAGAGATCACCGAGGACGAGCACAAGGAGTTCTACAAGCACCTCAGCCGCGACTGGAACGACCCGCTCAAGTGGATCATGTTCAAGGCCGAAGGCACGACGAACGAGTTCCGTTCGCTGCTCTACATCCCGACCAAGGCCGGCCACGACATCTACATGCCGGATGCCGAACGGGGCGTGAACCTGTACATCAAGCGCGTCTTCATCATGCACGACTGCAAGGACCTCGTGCCGGAGTATCTGCGGTTCGTGCGCGGCGTCGTCGACGCCGAGGACCTGCCCCTGAATATATCGCGCGAAATACTTCAGCACGACCGGCGCATCACCGGCATCCGCAAGACGATCACCCGCAAGGTGCTCGACGCGTTCAAGACGATGCGCACCGACCAGCGCGACAAGTTCCTCGAGTTCTGGAAGGAGTTCGGCCGCGTGGTGAAAGAAGGCCTGTTCAAGGTCCCCGAGGACCGCGACCGCCTGTTCGACGCCTGCCTCTTCCAGAGCACCTTCTCGCCGAGCGACTGGTTCACGATGGAGGAATACGTGGGCCGGATGAAGCCCGAGCAGAAAAGCATCTACTATTTGACGGGCGAGACCCGCGCGATGGCCGAGTCGTCGCCGCATCTCGAGGCGTTCCGGGCCAAGGGCTACGAAGTGCTGCTGCTCAGCGACCCCGTCGACGAGGTGTGGGTCCAATTCGTGCATGAATACAAGGGAAAGACGTTCCAGTCCGCCGCCAAGGGCGTCGCCGAACTGGGCAGCGATGAAGAACGCAAGAAGGAAGAGGAGGCCCGCAAGGAGAAGGAGACTGCCTGGAAGCCGCTCCTCGAGGCCCTGCAGGGCAAACTCTCCGAGCACGTGAAGGAAGTGCGCCTCTCGAGCCGCCTCACGACCTCACCCGCCTGCATCGTCGGCAACGAATACGACATGACGCCTCAGCTCGAAGCCCTGCTGAAGGCCACCGGCAAGGACGTTCCGCCCGTGAAGCGCATTCTCGAGCTGAACGCCACCCACCCGCTGCTCGAGAAACTGAACGGCATCTACGCCACCGACAAGAACGACAGCCGCATCGGCGACTACGCCGAGCTGCTCTACGGCCAGGCCCTGCTTGCCGAGGGCGGCAAACTCCCCGACCCCGCCGGCTTCAGCCGCCGTGTCGCCGAATTGATGGTCAAAGCCCTCTCGTAA